One part of the Bdellovibrio bacteriovorus genome encodes these proteins:
- a CDS encoding phosphatase PAP2 family protein, whose product MWEQLDQQIFLFINSTAANPLFDAFFPWWTDFQKSPWFLFMVLPTILLWLFIKTRMKGVLVLVSAVGVASFADFLSGDLIKPVIERARPFRSDLADLVILRGPEQGGFSFPSSHAVDAFALAAFIGVFYPKARIPLLVLAFLTAYSRVYCGVHFPADVAAGALLGGLLGAVIALIAQQITMKWQRGWS is encoded by the coding sequence ATGTGGGAACAACTTGATCAGCAGATTTTCTTATTCATCAACAGCACCGCCGCCAACCCGCTGTTTGATGCCTTCTTTCCGTGGTGGACGGACTTTCAAAAGTCCCCATGGTTTTTGTTCATGGTGCTGCCAACGATTTTGCTGTGGTTGTTTATCAAGACCCGAATGAAGGGTGTGCTTGTTCTGGTGTCCGCCGTGGGGGTCGCAAGTTTTGCTGACTTCCTGTCAGGGGATCTGATCAAACCCGTGATTGAACGAGCCCGGCCGTTTCGTTCGGATCTTGCCGATCTGGTGATCTTGCGCGGGCCGGAGCAGGGCGGATTTTCATTCCCTTCCAGTCATGCCGTGGACGCCTTTGCGTTGGCTGCTTTTATTGGTGTGTTTTATCCAAAGGCGCGAATCCCACTGTTGGTGCTGGCATTTCTAACCGCCTATTCCCGTGTCTATTGCGGAGTGCACTTTCCGGCAGATGTGGCGGCCGGGGCGCTTCTGGGCGGCCTTCTGGGGGCTGTCATCGCGCTGATAGCACAGCAGATCACGATGAAATGGCAAAGAGGTTGGTCATGA
- a CDS encoding DUF3943 domain-containing protein: protein MKALVTVLLTLLIAAQGFTAETTSTPPRTAGDYALNFGAVYVAQWSVYLVTQEKTIADHGSWDNFTSYPFKPEFDKDSFDYNIFKHALAGQYYYLFYRYRGYTETEAFAWTFLSSLAFEFAVETYTEPPSFQDIYQTPVFGTLVGMGFERVSHHLRGQDSAWMRALGYALNPFALLSNYPQELAAMPNVGTDSLGLNLSWRY, encoded by the coding sequence ATGAAAGCCCTCGTCACTGTTCTTTTAACCCTTCTGATTGCCGCGCAAGGATTCACGGCAGAAACAACATCAACACCTCCACGCACGGCCGGTGATTATGCGCTGAACTTTGGTGCCGTGTATGTGGCGCAGTGGAGCGTGTATCTGGTCACGCAGGAAAAAACCATCGCGGACCATGGCTCTTGGGACAACTTCACCAGCTATCCGTTCAAACCTGAATTTGATAAAGACAGCTTTGACTACAACATCTTCAAACATGCCCTGGCCGGGCAGTACTACTATCTTTTCTATCGCTATCGCGGCTACACCGAAACCGAAGCCTTCGCCTGGACATTCCTGTCGTCACTGGCTTTTGAATTTGCGGTTGAGACCTACACCGAACCTCCGAGCTTTCAGGATATTTATCAGACTCCGGTCTTTGGAACTTTGGTGGGGATGGGCTTTGAACGCGTAAGTCATCATCTGCGTGGGCAGGACTCCGCGTGGATGCGGGCTTTGGGTTATGCTCTGAATCCTTTCGCTTTGTTGTCGAACTATCCACAGGAACTGGCAGCGATGCCCAATGTGGGCACGGACTCTTTGGGACTGAATCTGTCCTGGAGGTATTGA
- a CDS encoding phosphatase PAP2 family protein: protein MKNLVVAFLLFFTAAAQAEEKAFSWLWHQELKPTITNSFDSGGQLILLVGAGATVTARQYDQTVYKNNLSPDKLIMDKDTADIGAYLGSGGPGIAIALTQLWLDPQNGLAHSKALALTAASHITMASLIGRERPSGRDYLSFPSGHASSSYATATSLAYAYGYKVGIPAFALATFVAASRVSENIHWTSDVVAGAALGIYWGRASALNTGKSDYNIVPLVGAGFTGLSFHREF, encoded by the coding sequence ATGAAAAACCTCGTTGTCGCGTTTCTGTTGTTCTTTACTGCGGCGGCTCAGGCGGAAGAAAAAGCTTTTTCCTGGCTGTGGCATCAGGAATTAAAACCCACTATCACCAATTCCTTCGACAGCGGGGGGCAGTTGATTCTGTTGGTGGGCGCTGGCGCCACAGTGACGGCACGGCAGTACGATCAGACCGTTTATAAAAACAATCTTAGTCCCGACAAGCTGATCATGGATAAAGACACCGCCGATATCGGCGCTTATCTGGGCAGTGGAGGGCCGGGGATAGCCATCGCGCTGACACAGCTGTGGCTGGATCCACAAAACGGCCTGGCTCACAGCAAGGCCTTGGCTCTCACCGCCGCCAGCCATATCACCATGGCCTCTCTTATAGGCCGTGAACGCCCCAGCGGACGGGACTATCTGTCTTTCCCCTCGGGGCACGCCTCCTCGTCCTATGCCACGGCAACCTCACTGGCATACGCCTACGGCTACAAGGTCGGCATTCCGGCCTTTGCCCTGGCAACTTTCGTGGCGGCCTCCAGAGTCAGTGAAAACATCCATTGGACAAGTGATGTGGTGGCCGGCGCCGCCCTGGGCATTTACTGGGGCCGCGCCAGCGCCCTGAACACCGGAAAAAGCGACTATAATATAGTTCCGCTCGTCGGGGCTGGGTTCACAGGCCTCAGCTTCCACCGCGAATTCTAA
- a CDS encoding FAD-binding oxidoreductase, giving the protein MSAARTIYHMRVEEIIDHTPTVRELVLKTETPNEFSFKAGQFVMLHVPQGEAKPALRAYSIASDDRTKNGFRLLFKFVENGLASTFVWQLKGGELLNFTGPFGKVFFQEPPTEQIVFLNTGTGLSQHLCYLLSKKEQYPNLRYRMLFGVRTEKDMYYQKEIEELQKALPDFKFEFVLSRPQDDWKGKKGYVQNFISEFDYKNIPTTFYLCGNGGMIKDVKHQLLEVDGFDKTKIWAEAFD; this is encoded by the coding sequence ATGTCTGCCGCTCGTACTATCTATCACATGAGAGTTGAAGAAATCATCGACCACACCCCAACGGTGCGTGAATTGGTCCTGAAGACGGAAACTCCGAATGAATTCAGCTTCAAAGCAGGCCAATTCGTCATGCTTCACGTGCCTCAGGGCGAGGCAAAACCCGCATTGCGTGCTTACTCTATCGCCTCTGATGACCGCACCAAAAATGGATTCCGACTGCTTTTCAAGTTCGTGGAAAATGGCTTAGCCTCGACCTTCGTGTGGCAACTTAAGGGCGGCGAACTTCTGAACTTCACCGGCCCGTTCGGAAAAGTCTTCTTCCAAGAGCCTCCAACAGAGCAAATCGTGTTCCTGAATACGGGAACAGGTCTGTCCCAACACTTGTGCTATCTGCTTTCCAAAAAAGAGCAGTATCCAAATCTTCGTTATCGCATGTTGTTCGGCGTGCGCACCGAAAAGGACATGTACTATCAAAAAGAAATCGAAGAGCTGCAAAAAGCCCTGCCAGACTTCAAGTTTGAATTTGTTCTAAGCCGCCCTCAAGACGACTGGAAGGGCAAAAAAGGCTACGTACAAAACTTCATCTCTGAATTTGATTACAAAAACATCCCGACGACGTTCTACCTTTGCGGTAACGGCGGCATGATCAAAGACGTAAAACACCAGCTTCTGGAAGTTGACGGCTTTGATAAAACAAAAATCTGGGCCGAGGCGTTTGACTAA